The proteins below are encoded in one region of Paraburkholderia aromaticivorans:
- a CDS encoding hybrid sensor histidine kinase/response regulator: MSDPMQPPFSILFVDDDEMSRNHFARAMSADYKVYVAQSADEAMTVLGKHAAEIAVLVTDFRMPGRDGDDLLRQVAQEYPQIVRILVTAYADKDMLLQTVNTGDVFRIIEKPLRTDMVREVLQLATARYTERETRQQRLLAMDETLAFLAHELNTPLATISLFARSVENDVAEQYDPERQREIGLAAKSMLNNAQYCLTLISSFWATVHKSGGQKSASGGGTRAVRATRLIATLLDTYPFVASQRDWVKVEVEGDFVVHAMPNCVALVLSSLLSNALRALDGSSAPSLRLEVVAFPEPEIRIRDNGPGIAPEVKARLLQDPVTTYAGAGGHGMGMIFCNRIMQSFGGCLRIESTVGAGTTVTMGFPSFNSRMHTADDEEPSDSQVASR, from the coding sequence ATGAGTGACCCTATGCAGCCGCCGTTTTCCATTCTCTTCGTCGACGACGACGAGATGTCGCGCAACCACTTCGCGCGCGCGATGAGTGCCGATTACAAAGTGTATGTCGCCCAAAGCGCCGACGAGGCGATGACGGTGCTAGGCAAGCACGCTGCGGAGATTGCCGTTTTGGTGACGGACTTCCGCATGCCGGGCCGCGACGGCGACGATCTGCTGCGCCAGGTGGCGCAGGAGTATCCGCAAATCGTGCGCATTCTCGTGACCGCCTATGCCGACAAGGACATGCTGCTGCAAACGGTCAATACCGGCGACGTGTTCCGCATTATCGAAAAGCCGCTGCGAACGGACATGGTGCGCGAGGTTCTGCAACTCGCAACCGCGCGTTACACGGAACGGGAAACGCGTCAGCAGCGGCTGCTGGCCATGGACGAGACGCTCGCTTTCCTTGCCCACGAACTGAACACGCCGCTGGCGACGATCTCGCTGTTCGCGCGCTCCGTCGAGAACGACGTGGCCGAACAATACGATCCGGAGCGTCAGCGGGAGATCGGCCTCGCGGCGAAGTCGATGCTGAACAACGCGCAGTATTGCCTGACGCTGATCTCGTCGTTCTGGGCGACCGTGCACAAGAGCGGCGGGCAGAAGTCCGCGTCGGGCGGCGGCACGCGCGCGGTCAGAGCGACGCGCCTGATCGCTACGCTGCTCGACACCTATCCGTTTGTCGCGTCGCAGCGCGATTGGGTGAAGGTCGAGGTGGAGGGGGATTTTGTCGTGCACGCCATGCCCAATTGCGTGGCGCTCGTGCTGTCTTCGCTGTTGTCCAACGCGCTGCGCGCGCTCGACGGCAGCAGCGCGCCTTCGTTGCGGCTCGAAGTGGTGGCGTTCCCTGAACCCGAGATCCGCATTCGCGACAATGGTCCGGGGATCGCGCCCGAGGTCAAGGCGCGTCTGCTGCAGGATCCGGTCACCACTTACGCCGGCGCCGGCGGCCACGGCATGGGCATGATCTTTTGCAACCGCATCATGCAATCGTTCGGCGGATGCCTGCGGATCGAATCCACGGTCGGCGCGGGCACCACGGTGACCATGGGCTTTCCCAGTTTCAATAGCCGCATGCACACCGCTGACGACGAAGAACCGTCCGACAGTCAGGTGGCCTCGCGATGA
- a CDS encoding ABC transporter ATP-binding protein gives MELTNDGDAGRAGRVRRRRQSRVLSRYAGRPIPLIWRYVARRKLAHAVVLASVVAAVGCALASQYGIRNLIDALPGGRAQPQHVIHAFAVLVALILADNLFWRIAGWISARTFVAVTGDIRREMFDYLTVHAPTFFADKQPGVLSSRISATANAVYVIENTVAWTAFPPCLTVVGAIVMVGAVSVPMSLTLVGISAGLAFCLFLLARKGTSRHEAFAAQAASVDGELVDVIGNMGLVRAFCAVVIERRRFDTLLAAEGDARKRSLLYLEKLRLLHAFAICILSACVLGWTVWLWSVGRATTGDVVLVGSLGFSILHGSRDIAVAFVDLTQYFARLGEASETLLIPHAMPEPTRATPLEVRHATLDFENVTFAYPGRRPVLTGLNLHIGAGERVGLIGPSGAGKSTIFALLQHFYEPGSGYVRISGQDIAQVTLQSLQGAISVVPQDVSLFHRSLFDNIRYGCPDATEADVRRACEDAYCLDFINAMPEGLNTIAGDRGTKLSGGQRQRIAIARAILKDSPILLLDEATSALDTASEIAIQAALERLMQHRTVVAIAHRLSTLQSFDRIVVLNRGRVVQQGTPAELAAVPGIYRDTLARQIRRTPAPRPDLM, from the coding sequence ATGGAACTGACCAACGATGGCGATGCCGGCCGGGCCGGGCGCGTGCGCAGACGGCGGCAGTCCCGCGTGCTGTCGCGATACGCCGGGCGGCCCATCCCGCTGATCTGGCGTTACGTAGCGCGCCGCAAGCTGGCGCACGCCGTCGTGCTGGCCAGCGTCGTGGCGGCAGTCGGCTGCGCGCTGGCGTCGCAATATGGGATCCGCAATCTGATCGACGCGTTGCCGGGCGGCCGCGCCCAGCCGCAACACGTGATTCACGCGTTTGCCGTACTGGTCGCGCTGATCCTCGCCGACAATCTCTTCTGGCGCATTGCCGGCTGGATTTCGGCGCGCACGTTCGTGGCCGTGACGGGCGACATCCGCCGCGAGATGTTCGACTATCTCACGGTGCACGCCCCCACCTTCTTCGCCGACAAGCAACCCGGCGTCCTGTCGAGCCGGATCTCGGCGACGGCCAACGCGGTGTACGTAATCGAAAACACGGTGGCGTGGACGGCCTTTCCACCGTGCCTGACCGTCGTCGGGGCGATCGTCATGGTCGGCGCGGTCAGCGTTCCCATGAGCCTCACGCTGGTCGGCATTTCGGCCGGACTGGCTTTCTGCCTGTTCCTGCTGGCCCGCAAAGGCACCTCCCGGCACGAGGCGTTCGCCGCGCAGGCTGCTTCGGTCGACGGTGAACTGGTGGACGTCATCGGCAATATGGGGCTGGTCCGCGCCTTCTGCGCCGTGGTGATCGAGCGGCGGCGCTTCGACACGCTGCTCGCCGCCGAAGGCGATGCCCGCAAACGCAGCCTGCTTTATCTCGAGAAGCTGCGCCTGTTGCACGCGTTCGCCATCTGCATTCTGTCGGCTTGCGTACTCGGGTGGACCGTGTGGCTGTGGAGCGTCGGGCGTGCGACGACCGGCGACGTCGTTCTGGTCGGCTCGCTGGGTTTCTCGATCCTGCACGGTTCGCGCGACATTGCCGTGGCGTTCGTCGACCTGACCCAGTATTTCGCCCGGCTTGGCGAAGCCTCGGAGACACTGCTGATCCCGCACGCCATGCCGGAACCGACCAGAGCGACGCCGCTCGAAGTCCGGCACGCCACCCTGGACTTCGAAAACGTGACGTTCGCGTATCCGGGCCGCCGCCCGGTGTTGACCGGTCTGAACCTGCATATCGGCGCGGGCGAGCGCGTCGGTCTGATCGGCCCCTCGGGGGCGGGGAAATCGACCATTTTCGCGCTCCTTCAGCACTTCTACGAGCCGGGCTCCGGGTACGTGCGCATTTCGGGCCAGGACATTGCGCAGGTCACGTTGCAAAGTTTGCAAGGCGCCATCTCGGTCGTGCCGCAGGACGTGTCGCTGTTTCACCGCTCGCTGTTCGACAACATCCGCTACGGTTGCCCCGATGCCACCGAGGCCGACGTGCGCCGCGCGTGCGAGGACGCTTACTGCCTGGATTTCATCAACGCGATGCCCGAAGGGCTCAACACCATTGCGGGCGATCGCGGCACCAAACTCTCCGGCGGACAGCGGCAGCGCATCGCGATCGCCCGCGCCATTCTGAAAGACTCGCCGATCCTGCTGCTCGACGAAGCAACGTCGGCGCTCGACACCGCATCGGAGATCGCCATTCAGGCGGCGCTCGAACGGCTCATGCAGCATCGCACCGTCGTCGCGATCGCTCACCGGCTGTCGACCTTGCAGTCCTTCGACCGGATCGTGGTGCTCAACCGCGGCCGCGTTGTTCAGCAAGGCACGCCGGCCGAACTGGCCGCCGTGCCGGGCATCTATCGCGACACGCTGGCGCGGCAGATCAGACGCACGCCTGCGCCGCGCCCCGATCTCATGTGA
- a CDS encoding efflux RND transporter periplasmic adaptor subunit — protein sequence MSEASSIQVKRPRRGRIVLAIVVLALIALVVFHLLRSKAPKPAVAPQVVTVAAATTGPMPETLSELGTVTPVATVTVLPQLSGYLTAVGYREGQDVQKGQFLAQIDPRQYEISKRQAEAQLAKDKAALAQARADLARYTQLNERKSIAEQTYADQRFLVQQDEAAIKADEANIAQFDLDLIYCHITAPVSGRVGLRLVDPGNYVTASSQPGIAVITTMKPTTVEFTVPQTALDKILQRTNAGAQLPVSVFSSDNSRQIATGTLYAINNQMATATGTVTLRATVPNDDEALFPSEFVNVKLLVDTLQNAVLVPTPAVQSGAPGDYVYLVNADNTVSVRKVTLGPGDGQHTVITTGLAAGNVVVTDGMDRLSDGVKIKASAARAGSGAAGASAAMPATPPATASAARRTRPASAPNAASTAS from the coding sequence ATGAGCGAAGCGTCGTCAATCCAGGTCAAGCGTCCGCGGCGTGGCCGCATCGTGCTCGCCATCGTGGTGCTGGCGCTGATCGCGCTGGTGGTGTTTCATCTGCTGCGCTCGAAGGCGCCCAAGCCCGCCGTGGCGCCTCAGGTCGTGACGGTCGCCGCCGCCACCACGGGACCGATGCCGGAGACGCTGAGCGAACTGGGCACCGTGACGCCCGTCGCCACTGTCACCGTGCTGCCGCAACTGAGCGGCTACCTGACTGCCGTCGGCTATCGCGAAGGCCAGGACGTGCAGAAAGGGCAATTCCTCGCGCAAATCGATCCGCGTCAGTACGAAATCAGCAAGCGGCAAGCGGAAGCCCAACTCGCCAAGGACAAGGCGGCGCTCGCGCAGGCCCGTGCCGATCTCGCGCGCTATACGCAACTGAATGAGCGCAAATCGATTGCCGAGCAGACCTATGCGGACCAGCGGTTTCTCGTCCAGCAGGATGAAGCGGCCATCAAGGCCGACGAAGCCAACATCGCGCAATTCGATCTCGACCTGATCTACTGCCACATCACCGCGCCGGTGTCAGGCCGGGTCGGGCTGCGTCTCGTCGACCCGGGCAATTACGTAACCGCGTCGAGTCAACCGGGCATTGCGGTGATCACGACCATGAAGCCGACCACCGTCGAATTCACCGTGCCGCAAACGGCGCTCGACAAGATTTTGCAGCGCACCAACGCCGGCGCGCAGTTACCGGTCAGCGTGTTCAGCAGCGACAATTCCCGGCAAATCGCCACCGGCACGTTGTACGCGATCAACAACCAGATGGCGACCGCAACCGGCACCGTCACACTGCGCGCAACCGTCCCCAACGACGATGAGGCGCTCTTCCCCAGCGAGTTCGTCAACGTCAAGCTGCTGGTCGACACACTGCAAAACGCGGTGCTGGTGCCGACGCCCGCGGTACAAAGCGGCGCGCCTGGCGACTATGTGTATCTGGTCAACGCCGACAACACCGTATCCGTGCGCAAGGTCACGCTGGGACCGGGCGACGGCCAGCATACGGTAATCACGACAGGACTCGCCGCGGGCAACGTGGTCGTCACCGACGGGATGGATCGCTTGAGCGACGGCGTGAAGATCAAGGCGTCGGCGGCGCGGGCGGGGTCGGGTGCCGCGGGCGCGTCGGCGGCAATGCCAGCGACACCGCCTGCCACCGCGTCCGCAGCACGCCGCACGCGTCCTGCGTCCGCGCCCAACGCGGCTTCCACGGCTTCGTAG